In the genome of Porphyrobacter sp. ULC335, one region contains:
- a CDS encoding sigma-54-dependent transcriptional regulator: MTAAALPLRVALVEDDPPLRDATMQTLALEGAEVVAFPDARAALAALDADFPGVVVSDVRMPGIDGIAFFARLREIDPDLPVILTTGHGDIAMAVAAMKNGAADFLTKPYASADLIRAVRSASERRALALENRRLREEAGRSVGLAVPGSSAAAQRLRSVIEGVARSEIDVVLTGPAGTGKSHGARLIHDLSPRRSRPFVVADAGVLAHEDAELLLFGRDPGAGPAGGGLSRTGLIERANGGTLFLDEIAAASSVLTARLASLMEKREVWPISASQARRLNIRIIIASAGEQSRENDRDPLWHRLGAVQIAFPPLAERREDVPEIFRLFVAAHARETGLPAPSIGEAQWRHIQSHDWPGNLHELSGYARAFVLGLSDIDTPGTSLAGQRPLQQIVADFERTVLEDALRQCRGDIATLQAMLQTPRKTIYDKLTKYDLKPSHFR, from the coding sequence ATGACCGCCGCCGCTCTGCCGCTTCGGGTTGCGCTGGTCGAGGATGATCCGCCGCTGCGCGATGCTACGATGCAGACCCTCGCGCTTGAAGGGGCCGAGGTGGTGGCTTTCCCCGATGCCCGCGCCGCGCTCGCCGCGCTTGATGCCGACTTCCCCGGTGTGGTGGTTAGCGACGTGCGGATGCCCGGGATTGACGGGATCGCCTTCTTCGCGCGGCTGCGGGAGATTGATCCCGATCTGCCGGTCATCCTCACCACCGGCCACGGCGATATCGCCATGGCGGTGGCGGCGATGAAGAACGGTGCGGCCGACTTCCTGACCAAGCCCTATGCCTCTGCCGATCTGATCCGCGCGGTGCGCAGCGCGAGCGAACGGCGCGCGCTGGCGCTGGAAAACCGGCGACTGCGTGAGGAAGCCGGGCGCAGCGTCGGTCTGGCGGTTCCGGGCTCCTCGGCAGCGGCGCAGCGGCTGCGGTCGGTGATCGAGGGGGTCGCGCGTTCGGAAATCGACGTGGTGCTGACCGGCCCGGCCGGAACCGGCAAGAGCCACGGCGCGCGGCTGATCCATGACCTGAGCCCCCGCCGCAGCCGGCCCTTCGTGGTCGCCGATGCCGGGGTGCTGGCCCACGAGGATGCCGAACTGCTGCTGTTCGGGCGCGATCCGGGGGCGGGGCCGGCGGGCGGGGGCCTGTCGCGCACCGGCCTGATCGAACGCGCCAATGGCGGGACGCTGTTCCTTGACGAGATTGCCGCGGCCAGCAGCGTGCTGACCGCGCGGCTGGCGTCACTGATGGAGAAGCGCGAGGTGTGGCCGATTAGCGCATCGCAGGCGCGGCGGCTCAATATCCGCATCATCATCGCAAGCGCGGGCGAGCAATCCCGCGAAAATGACCGCGATCCGCTGTGGCACCGGCTGGGCGCTGTGCAGATCGCCTTTCCCCCGCTGGCCGAGCGGCGCGAGGATGTGCCCGAGATCTTCCGCCTGTTCGTCGCCGCCCACGCGCGAGAAACCGGCCTGCCCGCACCCTCCATCGGCGAAGCGCAGTGGCGGCATATCCAGTCGCATGACTGGCCGGGCAACCTGCATGAACTGAGCGGCTATGCGCGTGCTTTCGTGCTGGGTCTGTCGGATATCGACACGCCCGGCACATCGCTGGCCGGGCAGCGTCCGTTGCAGCAGATCGTTGCCGATTTCGAACGTACCGTGCTCGAAGACGCGCTGCGCCAGTGCCGCGGCGATATCGCCACGCTGCAGGCGATGCTGCAAACGCCGCGCAAGACCATCTATGACAAGCTGACGAAGTATGATCTCAAGCCTTCGCACTTCCGATGA
- a CDS encoding ATP-binding protein, whose product MARQVTLGRRYLVAIGLVALALLAALAMLVLDRAVRVNALAETRAAATSQAAILAAGLESELNKFSLVPRVLAVDPEVAALLGGEPGGSAVLNRRLAALAGQTNAAAIYLMDARGMTLAASNWDRPDSFVGSNYRFRGYFSGALKDGTASEFALGTVSRRPGLYLAERVGPASAPRGVVAVKVEFDSLETKWRDAEDGVFVTDSDGIVLLASDPAWRFRATEDAGTRNPARNAMRFGAAELKPFALPGGDAGSPVRMIEKIQPIAPTGWELHLLADPAPRLSVALANGRLAGVIVLALLGLAGAGGYVWRRQRQARAAAEIAAQTATLREQLQQANRLATLGQVTAGLGHEIRQPLAAMRVYAENGERLLAADRQAEAAENFGKIAQLAGRIGEITAEQLNFSRRSAEEPRDIRLADVIDGSLLLLRDQIRHKELTLERPAADLAATTVRARHVQLEQVLVNLLQNAVHACAPGGRIVLAITTSAQTVSLSVTDDGPGVSPEVRDTLFQPFVTARSDGIGLGLAIARDIMRQLGGDLIHAPSATGACFIMEIPAA is encoded by the coding sequence ATGGCAAGGCAGGTCACGCTGGGGCGCCGCTATCTGGTGGCGATCGGACTGGTGGCCCTTGCCCTGCTGGCCGCACTGGCCATGCTCGTCCTTGATCGCGCTGTGCGGGTCAATGCGCTCGCCGAGACCCGTGCCGCAGCGACCAGTCAGGCAGCCATTCTTGCCGCCGGGCTGGAGAGCGAGCTCAACAAGTTCAGTCTGGTGCCGCGCGTACTGGCTGTCGATCCCGAGGTCGCCGCGCTGCTGGGCGGAGAACCGGGCGGCAGCGCGGTGCTGAACCGCCGCCTTGCCGCGCTGGCCGGTCAGACCAATGCGGCCGCGATCTATCTGATGGATGCGCGCGGGATGACCTTGGCCGCGAGCAACTGGGACCGGCCGGACAGCTTCGTGGGCTCCAATTATCGCTTCCGCGGTTATTTCAGCGGTGCGCTGAAGGATGGCACTGCGAGCGAGTTTGCGCTGGGCACGGTCAGCCGCCGCCCGGGGCTTTATCTTGCCGAGCGGGTCGGCCCCGCCAGCGCGCCGCGCGGGGTGGTGGCGGTGAAGGTCGAATTCGACAGCCTCGAGACCAAGTGGCGCGATGCCGAGGATGGCGTGTTTGTCACCGACAGCGACGGGATCGTGCTGCTTGCCAGCGATCCGGCATGGCGGTTCCGGGCGACGGAAGATGCCGGAACCCGCAATCCGGCGCGCAATGCGATGCGGTTTGGCGCGGCCGAGCTGAAGCCTTTTGCCCTGCCCGGCGGGGATGCCGGATCGCCGGTGCGGATGATCGAGAAGATCCAGCCGATTGCGCCGACGGGGTGGGAGCTGCACCTGCTCGCCGATCCCGCGCCGCGCCTGTCGGTCGCGCTGGCCAATGGCCGGCTGGCGGGCGTGATCGTGCTTGCGCTGCTGGGGCTGGCGGGCGCGGGGGGCTATGTGTGGCGGCGCCAGCGCCAAGCCCGCGCCGCTGCCGAGATCGCGGCCCAGACTGCCACCTTGCGCGAACAGCTTCAGCAGGCCAACCGGCTCGCGACACTGGGGCAGGTCACCGCCGGGCTGGGGCACGAGATCCGTCAGCCGCTCGCCGCGATGCGCGTCTATGCCGAGAATGGCGAGCGCTTGCTGGCCGCTGACCGGCAGGCCGAGGCGGCGGAGAATTTCGGCAAGATTGCCCAGCTGGCCGGGCGGATCGGCGAGATCACGGCCGAACAGCTCAACTTCAGCCGCCGCTCTGCCGAGGAGCCGCGTGATATCCGGCTGGCGGACGTCATCGATGGTTCGCTGCTGCTGCTGCGCGACCAGATCCGGCACAAGGAGCTGACGCTGGAACGCCCCGCCGCAGACCTTGCCGCGACCACTGTCCGCGCGCGGCATGTCCAGCTGGAACAGGTGCTGGTCAACCTGCTGCAGAATGCGGTGCATGCCTGCGCGCCGGGTGGCCGGATCGTGCTGGCGATCACCACCAGCGCGCAGACCGTCAGCCTTAGCGTCACCGATGACGGGCCGGGGGTCAGTCCCGAGGTCCGCGACACGCTGTTCCAGCCCTTCGTCACTGCCAGGAGCGACGGGATCGGGCTGGGCCTTGCCATCGCGCGCGACATCATGCGCCAGCTGGGCGGCGATCTGATCCACGCCCCCAGCGCCACCGGCGCGTGCTTCATCATGGAGATACCCGCCGCATGA
- a CDS encoding dicarboxylate/amino acid:cation symporter: MGSHAATIQDANGVPARKPFYRQLYVQVLTAIALGALVGHLFPEFGAALKPLGDGFIKLVKMIIAPVIFVTVATGIAGMRDMKAVGSVAGKAFAYFLTFSTLALIIGLVVGNVVRPGEGLNIDPATLDTAAVADYADKAEATSITGFLLGIIPDTLFSAVTDGQILQVLLVAILAGVAIAMTRPASDLVMDVLASFGEVVFKLVHMLMKLAPIGAFGAMAFTIGEFGIGSLANLAALVATFYVTSLLFVLVVLGLVGWFNGFSIFALIRFLREELLLVLGTSSSEAALPSLMEKMEIAGCRKAVVGLVVPTGYSFNLDGTNIYMTLATLFIAQAVGVELSLGEQLTLVLVAMISSKGAAGVTGSGFVILAATLSVVPGVPVAGMALILGIDRFMSECRALTNFVGNAVATIVVARWEGALDRERLTAALAGSPMPLPEEDIERHERSGPVSEKIADILEKTP, encoded by the coding sequence ATGGGTTCGCACGCAGCCACGATACAGGACGCGAATGGCGTGCCTGCGCGCAAGCCGTTCTATCGCCAGCTTTACGTGCAGGTGCTGACCGCCATCGCCTTAGGCGCGTTGGTCGGCCACCTGTTCCCCGAATTCGGCGCCGCGCTGAAGCCGCTGGGCGATGGCTTTATCAAGCTGGTGAAGATGATCATCGCGCCGGTGATCTTCGTGACCGTTGCCACCGGCATTGCCGGGATGCGCGACATGAAGGCGGTCGGCTCGGTCGCGGGCAAGGCCTTCGCCTATTTCCTGACCTTCTCGACACTGGCGCTGATCATCGGGCTGGTGGTCGGCAACGTGGTGCGCCCGGGCGAAGGGCTGAACATTGATCCGGCCACGCTCGATACCGCCGCTGTCGCCGATTATGCCGACAAGGCCGAAGCGACGAGCATCACCGGATTCCTGCTGGGCATTATCCCCGACACCCTGTTCAGCGCAGTGACCGACGGGCAGATCCTGCAGGTTCTGCTGGTGGCGATCCTGGCCGGCGTGGCCATCGCCATGACCCGTCCGGCGAGTGATCTGGTGATGGATGTGCTCGCATCATTCGGCGAGGTCGTCTTCAAGCTGGTGCACATGCTGATGAAGCTTGCGCCCATCGGAGCCTTCGGGGCGATGGCCTTCACCATCGGCGAATTCGGGATCGGCAGCCTTGCCAATCTCGCGGCGCTGGTGGCGACGTTCTACGTCACCTCGCTGTTGTTCGTGCTGGTGGTTCTGGGGCTGGTCGGCTGGTTTAACGGCTTTTCGATCTTCGCGCTGATCCGCTTCCTGCGCGAAGAACTGCTGCTGGTGCTGGGCACATCCTCATCCGAAGCCGCCTTGCCGAGCCTGATGGAGAAGATGGAGATCGCCGGGTGCCGCAAAGCGGTGGTCGGGCTGGTCGTGCCGACCGGCTATTCCTTCAATCTCGATGGCACCAATATCTACATGACGCTGGCCACGCTGTTCATCGCGCAGGCGGTGGGGGTGGAACTGAGCCTCGGCGAGCAGCTGACGCTGGTGCTGGTGGCAATGATCAGCTCCAAGGGAGCAGCAGGCGTGACGGGATCGGGTTTCGTGATCCTTGCCGCCACGCTCTCTGTGGTGCCGGGCGTGCCGGTGGCGGGCATGGCGCTGATCCTCGGCATCGACCGCTTCATGAGCGAATGCCGCGCGCTGACCAATTTCGTCGGCAATGCGGTGGCGACGATCGTGGTCGCACGCTGGGAAGGCGCGCTCGACCGCGAACGGCTGACAGCGGCGCTGGCGGGATCGCCGATGCCGCTTCCCGAGGAGGATATCGAGCGCCACGAGCGCAGCGGGCCGGTGAGCGAAAAGATCGCCGACATACTGGAGAAGACGCCGTGA
- a CDS encoding alpha/beta hydrolase gives MIRRAIIALAAALALLAPALPLAAETPAPLEEIRLWPGTPPGNGKVTGEEKIGGEGSGLGAISNIATPRMRVYRPAVPNGAAVLVAGGGGYFRIQLKKESTPAAEWLRGQGFTVFELLYRLPNDGWDSSAPFMDAQRAMKIIRTRAGEFGIDPQRIGIMGFSAGGHLAGFTAYQPARALYEGRDRFEHVSARPDFAVLLFPVVTLRKPYDTTRTRREIVGDKATPEAEAAWSLDTYASKDAPPTIIFAAADDPTTPPGHGILLFQTLIAAGASAELHLFRDGGHGWGLGQPEQVISQWPGLFAHWAQSLKITEKRGE, from the coding sequence GTGATCCGCCGCGCGATCATTGCGCTGGCCGCCGCGCTGGCGCTGCTGGCCCCGGCGCTGCCGCTGGCGGCAGAAACGCCCGCGCCGCTCGAGGAAATCCGTCTGTGGCCGGGCACCCCGCCGGGCAATGGCAAGGTCACCGGCGAGGAGAAGATCGGCGGCGAAGGCAGCGGTCTGGGCGCGATCTCGAACATCGCGACGCCGCGGATGCGCGTCTATCGCCCGGCCGTGCCGAACGGCGCTGCCGTGCTGGTGGCGGGCGGTGGCGGTTACTTCCGCATCCAGCTCAAGAAGGAAAGCACCCCCGCCGCCGAGTGGCTGCGCGGTCAGGGCTTCACCGTGTTCGAGCTGCTCTACCGTCTGCCCAATGATGGCTGGGATTCCAGCGCGCCCTTCATGGATGCGCAGCGGGCCATGAAGATCATCCGCACCCGCGCGGGCGAATTCGGCATCGATCCGCAGCGGATCGGGATCATGGGCTTTTCGGCAGGCGGACATCTGGCGGGCTTCACCGCCTACCAGCCCGCCCGCGCGCTTTATGAAGGGCGCGACCGTTTCGAGCATGTCTCGGCCCGGCCCGATTTTGCGGTGCTGCTGTTTCCGGTCGTCACCCTGCGCAAGCCCTACGACACCACCCGCACCCGCCGCGAGATCGTGGGTGACAAGGCGACGCCCGAGGCCGAGGCGGCGTGGTCGCTCGATACCTATGCGAGCAAGGACGCACCGCCGACCATCATCTTTGCCGCCGCCGACGATCCGACCACGCCGCCGGGGCACGGCATCCTTCTGTTCCAGACCCTCATTGCCGCCGGGGCGAGCGCGGAACTGCACCTGTTCCGCGACGGCGGGCACGGATGGGGGCTGGGTCAGCCGGAACAGGTCATCAGCCAATGGCCGGGGCTTTTCGCCCACTGGGCGCAATCACTCAAAATTACTGAAAAACGGGGAGAATAA
- a CDS encoding TonB-dependent receptor domain-containing protein yields the protein MSRKFLSRLVLLCGSSLIAATAAHAQEADPAAPAPEDDVSREIIVTGTQIQGAKINDVLPVTVLDEVDIANVAATSGDELFRSIPQAGGVAFNEQNDTTVNNARGDAASINLRDLGTGNTLLLINGRRMVLNPGFQTELLVPVVSPDTNEIAPGSVRRIEVLRDGASAIYGADAVAGVVNTVLRGNRKGGFIEGEFRTSEGTSLDTTSVAGGYGFDFAGGKANFTVYGGYFHETGMPSSERDYAADDDRRSLVVGTPFEGDTQFNNRNTFGPFGQFDIQAPTNRTPLADDDFYYQPSTQTGCRINLPNGLCMRPGITPDVPVRYNTNFGTTLISEKTRINTMALLNYEFSNSLEAYFEGSYYRSESERNITPAAILSAVPVGISRNAYWNPFGPVTFPGGATNPNRIDGTSIPTTGADVIMERYRFVDAGNRTVSVDKDSYRLVAGLKGNFGSWDFDTGFVYSEARTTDLEGNRVSLTLLQQAINRSTPDAYNPFNGGCVTGDPGNGDCTPNPASSIDPFRISVFRKGGTSLALADFKVSNSRLLTLPGGDVGIAAGIEWRRETFFDDRDPRLDGTITWTDSVIPGVTFGSDVVGTSPSPDTRGTRDVWSAFAETFVPLVSEDMDIPLVEALNLQLAGRMEHFRDIDQTAIVPRVAVSWTTIPGVTFRGAWSQGFRAPNLVQVNDEGTTRSNTRDDFVICQAQVAKGQLANLGVCPGEGVISFRSGTDQLEPEDSESINLGIVLEPSFIPGLTLTADYWRVKQTGLVGTFGDDNAIALDLLRRLDGGSNPAVIRDTPSAEQIALFAGTGLAPAGEILLVNDPYLNLDSRVSKGWDFGLFYDVPDFGAGDFRLRFNAARLVGFVQSAGADGQELLDGIAAGVLPAEVTVGGLGQLLEVEGRPKWRFSSSVNWGSGPVDVSLFAQYVGQVWDTSVSRDVPFTSDDPNINFFRVDDFLTFNLAVAYTFEDGALDGTRIRLGVNNLFDKDPPLADEELGFFSALHSARGRVFRVELRKNF from the coding sequence ATGTCGAGGAAGTTCCTGAGCAGGCTTGTCCTGCTGTGCGGCAGCAGCCTGATCGCCGCCACCGCCGCCCACGCGCAAGAGGCCGATCCTGCCGCGCCCGCGCCCGAAGACGATGTCTCGCGCGAGATTATCGTCACCGGCACCCAGATCCAGGGCGCCAAGATCAATGATGTCCTGCCCGTCACCGTGCTCGACGAGGTCGACATCGCCAACGTCGCGGCAACCTCGGGCGACGAGCTGTTCCGCTCGATCCCGCAGGCGGGCGGGGTCGCCTTCAACGAACAGAACGACACCACCGTCAACAACGCGCGCGGCGATGCCGCCTCGATCAACCTGCGCGATCTTGGCACCGGCAACACGCTGCTGCTCATCAACGGCCGCCGCATGGTGCTGAACCCCGGCTTCCAGACCGAACTGCTGGTCCCCGTGGTCAGCCCCGACACCAACGAAATCGCACCGGGTTCCGTGCGCCGGATCGAAGTGCTGCGCGACGGTGCTTCGGCGATCTACGGCGCGGATGCTGTGGCGGGCGTGGTCAACACCGTGCTGCGCGGCAACCGCAAGGGCGGCTTCATCGAAGGCGAGTTCCGCACCTCGGAAGGTACCAGCCTCGACACCACCTCGGTCGCGGGCGGCTACGGCTTCGATTTTGCCGGGGGCAAGGCCAACTTCACCGTCTATGGCGGCTATTTCCACGAAACCGGCATGCCCTCGTCCGAGCGCGATTATGCCGCCGATGATGACCGCCGTTCGCTGGTGGTGGGCACGCCGTTCGAAGGCGACACCCAGTTCAACAACCGCAACACCTTTGGCCCGTTCGGGCAGTTCGACATTCAGGCGCCCACCAACCGGACGCCGCTGGCGGATGACGACTTTTACTACCAGCCCTCCACCCAGACCGGCTGCCGCATCAACCTGCCGAACGGGCTGTGCATGCGCCCCGGCATCACGCCCGATGTGCCGGTGCGTTACAACACCAATTTCGGCACCACGCTGATCAGCGAAAAGACCCGCATCAACACCATGGCGCTGCTGAATTACGAGTTCAGCAACAGCCTCGAAGCCTATTTCGAGGGCAGCTATTACCGCTCGGAAAGCGAACGCAACATCACCCCGGCCGCGATCCTCAGCGCAGTGCCGGTGGGGATCAGCCGCAATGCCTACTGGAACCCGTTCGGTCCGGTGACCTTCCCCGGCGGCGCGACCAACCCCAACCGCATCGACGGCACCTCCATCCCCACCACCGGCGCGGACGTGATCATGGAGCGGTACCGCTTCGTCGATGCGGGCAACCGCACGGTTTCGGTCGACAAGGATTCCTATCGCCTCGTCGCCGGTTTGAAGGGCAATTTCGGATCGTGGGACTTCGACACCGGCTTCGTCTATTCCGAAGCCCGGACCACCGATCTTGAAGGCAACCGCGTCTCGCTCACGCTGCTCCAGCAGGCGATCAACCGGTCGACGCCGGACGCCTACAACCCCTTCAACGGCGGCTGCGTGACCGGCGATCCGGGTAATGGCGATTGCACCCCCAACCCCGCCAGTTCGATCGATCCGTTCCGCATCAGCGTGTTCCGCAAGGGCGGCACCAGCCTTGCACTGGCCGATTTCAAGGTCAGCAATTCCCGCTTGCTCACTCTGCCCGGCGGCGATGTCGGGATCGCGGCGGGGATCGAATGGCGGCGCGAGACCTTCTTCGACGATCGCGACCCGCGGCTTGATGGCACCATCACCTGGACCGATAGCGTCATCCCCGGCGTGACCTTCGGCAGCGACGTGGTCGGCACCAGCCCCTCGCCCGATACCCGCGGCACGCGCGATGTGTGGTCGGCCTTTGCCGAAACCTTCGTGCCGCTGGTCAGCGAGGATATGGACATTCCGCTGGTCGAGGCACTGAACCTCCAGCTTGCTGGCCGCATGGAGCATTTCCGCGACATCGACCAGACCGCCATCGTCCCGCGCGTCGCCGTGTCATGGACCACCATTCCCGGCGTGACCTTCCGCGGGGCGTGGTCGCAGGGCTTCCGCGCGCCGAACCTCGTGCAGGTCAATGACGAAGGCACCACCCGTTCCAACACCCGCGATGACTTCGTGATCTGTCAGGCGCAGGTCGCCAAGGGGCAGCTCGCCAATCTCGGCGTATGTCCGGGTGAAGGGGTGATCAGCTTCCGTTCGGGCACCGATCAGCTCGAGCCGGAAGACAGCGAGAGCATCAACCTGGGCATCGTGCTCGAACCCAGCTTCATCCCCGGCCTGACCCTGACGGCGGACTACTGGCGGGTGAAGCAGACCGGCCTGGTTGGCACTTTCGGCGATGACAACGCCATCGCGCTCGATCTGCTGCGGCGTCTTGACGGCGGTAGCAACCCCGCGGTGATCCGCGACACGCCTTCGGCAGAGCAGATCGCACTGTTTGCGGGCACCGGCCTTGCCCCGGCGGGCGAGATCCTGCTGGTCAACGATCCCTATCTCAACCTCGACAGCCGCGTATCGAAGGGCTGGGACTTCGGACTGTTCTACGACGTGCCCGATTTCGGCGCGGGTGACTTCCGCCTGCGCTTCAACGCGGCGCGACTGGTCGGCTTCGTGCAGTCGGCAGGCGCTGACGGTCAGGAACTGCTCGACGGGATCGCCGCTGGCGTGCTGCCGGCGGAAGTCACCGTGGGCGGGCTCGGCCAGCTGCTTGAAGTCGAAGGGCGGCCCAAGTGGCGCTTCAGCAGCTCGGTCAACTGGGGCAGCGGCCCGGTCGATGTGTCGCTGTTCGCGCAATATGTCGGGCAGGTGTGGGACACCAGCGTCAGCCGCGACGTGCCGTTCACCTCGGATGATCCCAACATCAACTTCTTCCGCGTGGACGATTTCCTGACCTTCAACCTCGCGGTGGCCTACACCTTCGAAGACGGCGCGCTGGACGGCACCCGCATCCGGCTTGGCGTCAACAACCTGTTCGACAAGGACCCGCCGCTCGCAGACGAAGAACTCGGCTTCTTCAGCGCGCTGCATTCGGCCCGTGGACGGGTGTTCCGGGTTGAACTGCGCAAGAACTTCTGA
- a CDS encoding M14 family metallopeptidase — protein sequence MGIVKRYVWAGLALLAGACASAPPPPAGIAARTGTAPIAACRTAAVTIAFDFAGAPPLACAVTGARDFTLLVSPEHAPPINPSPWYAFRYTAAGGDPVRVTLRYIEGAHRYAPKLSADGATWRELPATVNAEGESASFDLPPGEGLVAAQELITPINNETNLEAWSALGGAPVFTIGTSHDGRAIHAIRLGRADAPRLVVLLGRQHPPEVTGAIAMEAFVDALAERADTLGDVQVLVVPMLNPDGVARGHWRANRGAVDLNRDWGEFTQPETRAVKAWLDALPAGVRPVLMVDFHSTGRNLFYVQGDEASPAQARFLAAWLGGREAAFAGYPFTIEPRNANPGSGTAKNWFHATYAIPAYTYEVGDVADRDAARKAARELAVGLLPALASLEE from the coding sequence ATGGGCATCGTGAAGCGATACGTATGGGCCGGTCTCGCCCTGCTGGCGGGGGCGTGTGCTTCGGCACCGCCGCCGCCAGCAGGGATCGCAGCGCGGACGGGGACAGCGCCGATCGCGGCGTGCCGCACCGCCGCGGTCACCATCGCCTTCGACTTCGCAGGTGCGCCGCCGCTCGCTTGCGCCGTCACAGGCGCGCGCGACTTTACCCTGCTGGTCAGCCCCGAGCATGCGCCGCCGATCAATCCCAGCCCGTGGTATGCCTTCCGCTACACAGCGGCGGGCGGTGATCCGGTACGGGTGACGCTGCGCTATATCGAAGGGGCGCATCGCTATGCCCCCAAGCTGAGCGCGGACGGCGCCACATGGCGCGAACTGCCCGCCACGGTGAATGCCGAAGGGGAAAGCGCAAGCTTCGATCTGCCGCCGGGTGAAGGGCTGGTCGCGGCGCAAGAACTGATCACGCCGATCAACAACGAAACGAACCTTGAGGCATGGAGCGCGCTGGGCGGCGCGCCGGTGTTCACGATTGGCACTTCGCATGATGGCCGCGCGATCCACGCGATCCGGCTGGGCCGCGCCGATGCGCCCAGGCTGGTGGTACTGCTTGGCCGCCAGCATCCGCCCGAAGTGACCGGCGCCATCGCGATGGAAGCCTTCGTCGATGCGCTGGCAGAACGTGCCGACACGCTGGGCGATGTGCAGGTGCTGGTGGTGCCGATGCTCAACCCCGACGGTGTGGCGCGCGGCCACTGGCGCGCCAATCGCGGCGCGGTGGATCTCAACCGCGATTGGGGCGAATTCACCCAGCCCGAAACGCGGGCCGTAAAGGCGTGGCTGGATGCCTTGCCCGCAGGCGTGCGTCCGGTCCTGATGGTCGACTTCCACTCGACGGGGCGCAACCTGTTCTATGTGCAGGGTGACGAAGCGAGCCCGGCGCAGGCGCGCTTCCTTGCCGCATGGCTGGGCGGGCGTGAAGCGGCCTTTGCCGGCTATCCCTTCACCATCGAACCGCGCAACGCCAATCCCGGAAGCGGCACGGCCAAGAACTGGTTCCACGCCACCTATGCGATCCCGGCCTATACCTACGAGGTCGGCGACGTGGCGGACCGGGACGCTGCGCGCAAGGCGGCGCGGGAGCTGGCTGTCGGGCTGCTTCCGGCCCTCGCCAGTCTGGAAGAGTGA
- the rpoZ gene encoding DNA-directed RNA polymerase subunit omega has product MARVTVEDCVDKIPNRFDLVLLAAQRAREISGGSELTIDRDRDKNPVVALREIAEETVTPGGLHESLVTGLQKILPDDEDEADEIGSLSQSAEALRITASAPARTSSLGSDYDG; this is encoded by the coding sequence ATGGCACGCGTTACCGTTGAAGATTGCGTCGACAAGATTCCGAACCGGTTCGACCTGGTGTTGCTCGCTGCACAGCGTGCGCGCGAGATTTCGGGCGGAAGCGAGCTGACCATTGACCGCGATCGTGACAAGAACCCGGTCGTGGCGCTGCGCGAAATCGCCGAAGAGACTGTGACGCCTGGCGGTCTGCATGAATCGCTGGTCACGGGCTTGCAGAAGATTCTCCCCGATGACGAGGACGAGGCCGACGAAATCGGCTCGCTCAGCCAGTCGGCCGAAGCGCTGCGCATCACCGCCTCGGCACCGGCGCGCACTTCCTCGCTTGGCAGCGATTACGACGGGTAA
- a CDS encoding ParA family protein — MASIAVYSVKGGVGKTTLAVNLAWCSASISRRKTLLWDLDASSGSGFLLGVDPRKKRSADSIFAEGSDPAKLIVPTAYAGLDLLPADESIRSLDRELDRLGKKKRIAKLTAELAKEYDRIIFDCPPVLNTLSAQIIRAADVVIVPLPPSPLSARALDVVVEEVRGQGKGHPPILPVLSMIDLRRTLHREAREANPKWPVIPLASAVEQCAVERKPVGAFAPRSPAARAITQLWTAIERKLAQK, encoded by the coding sequence ATGGCATCGATTGCGGTTTACAGCGTCAAGGGCGGGGTCGGCAAAACCACGCTGGCGGTCAATCTGGCATGGTGCTCGGCCAGCATCTCGCGCCGCAAGACCCTGTTGTGGGACCTCGATGCGTCAAGCGGATCGGGCTTCCTGCTGGGGGTGGACCCCCGGAAGAAACGCAGCGCAGACAGTATCTTCGCCGAAGGGAGCGATCCCGCCAAGCTGATCGTGCCAACCGCCTATGCCGGGCTCGACCTGCTGCCCGCTGACGAAAGCATCCGGTCGCTGGACCGCGAACTGGACCGGCTCGGCAAGAAGAAGCGGATCGCCAAACTGACGGCGGAACTGGCCAAGGAATATGACCGGATCATCTTCGATTGTCCGCCTGTTCTCAACACCTTAAGCGCCCAGATCATCCGCGCCGCCGATGTCGTGATTGTCCCCCTGCCGCCCTCCCCCCTGTCCGCCCGCGCGCTGGACGTGGTGGTCGAGGAGGTCCGCGGTCAGGGCAAGGGCCATCCGCCGATCCTCCCTGTCCTGTCGATGATCGACCTGCGCCGCACCCTCCACCGCGAGGCGCGTGAGGCGAACCCGAAATGGCCCGTGATCCCGCTGGCCAGCGCAGTCGAGCAATGCGCGGTGGAGCGCAAGCCGGTAGGCGCCTTCGCCCCGCGCTCTCCGGCAGCGCGCGCCATCACCCAACTCTGGACCGCGATCGAACGGAAGCTGGCGCAGAAATAG